Proteins co-encoded in one Euleptes europaea isolate rEulEur1 chromosome 1, rEulEur1.hap1, whole genome shotgun sequence genomic window:
- the ATF6B gene encoding cyclic AMP-dependent transcription factor ATF-6 beta codes for MAALASELLLLSDSSRFRADNLLSSEDWDTGLYSCLDDDRDVAAELFPCLERSVLDAEGDHCMFSDGFDMETTPPDPPWDPLHDTLFPELQVKSEPVSPASSHCSDLSAASSPSSSFSSADFPGQAPSPGDVIGVKTEHPPTPPCMFGDVLSPPFGTVHISVVPAPDTGKATAPNKAESILSRKPPIQPKPVVVTTVPVQPAAAPSKTILLQPVPATQSQTINPGITVPAQGVVISQSELLHLPVSGLIKVQSPVKEGLPAKPAPSAPKPEAKTIVPAPTQIGSCSPEIDLKVLKRQQRMIKNRESACQSRRKKKEYLQGLEARLREALADNERLRRENALLRRRLDCVLNENGDMKFVSGNRKVICVMVVLLFIAFSFGPVSISERKVADVDPPRQEAEAGPSRRHLLGIIEESLEVPEEELTEHQEEAPASPGKTPFRNLSAPFSDMKDLMLRDLNKLFLASDCRQFNRTESLRLADELSGWVRRHQINGRKPSQSRKAAQASQEKTKERKPLSPSRYVPASPPRHPERDSLSQLQVYQHPDHKDHDFMDAIDRREDTFYVVSFRRDHLLLPAISHNKTSRPKMSLVMPAMALNESLYNSSLGYEVMMQIDCEVMDTRVIHIKSSTVPPFLRRQEATPDNHTQPSPPAFTGRTTRAALRSQRTTLSSSARRHPHRTLYLGEHAGE; via the exons ATGGCGGCGCTGGCTTCGGAGCTGCTGCTTTTGAGCGACTCGAGCCGCTTCCGTGCGGATAACCTGCTCAGCAGCGAGGACTGGG ACACGGGTCTCTACAGTTGCCTGGATGATGACAGAGATGTGGCAGCAGAACTCTTCCCCTGTCTGGAACGCAGCGTTTTGGATGCTGAAGGAGACCATTGcatg TTCAGTGATGGATTTGACATGGAAACGACACCCCCAGACCCTCCTTGGGACCCATTACATGACACCCTCTTTCCAG AGCTGCAGGTAAAGTCCGAGCCGGTCTCCCCGGCCTCATCTCACTGCTCTGATTTGTCTGCTGcatcctccccttcttcttccttctcctctgctGACTTCCCAGGGCAG GCCCCCAGCCCAGGTGATGTGATTGGGGTGAAGACGGAGCACCCCCCAACCCCTCCATGCATGTTTGGAGATGTCCTCTCGCCCCCCTTTGGCACTGTGCACATCAGTGTCGTCCCAGCACCTGACACAG GGAAAGCCACGGCCCCCAACAAAGCTGAGAGCATTCTCAGCCGGAAGCCCCCCATTCAGCCCAAGCCGGTTGTGGTCACCACTGTGCCGGTGCAGCCGGCGGCCGCTCCCAGTAAGACTATCTTACTGCAGCCTGTCCCAGCCACCCAGTCGCAGACGATCAACCCTGGAATAACAG TCCCGGCTCAGGGTGTGGTGATCTCCCAGTCCGAACTGCTGCACCTCCCCGTGTCTGGCCTGATCAAGGTTCAGTCCCCTGTGAAGGAAGGCCTCCCAGCCAAGCCCGCTCCCTCTGCCCCCAAGCCGGAAGCCAAAACCATCGTCCCGGCACCCACACAGATCGGATCCTGCAGCCCGGAGATTGAC CTGAAAGTGTTGAAGCGGCAGCAGCGCATGATTAAGAACCGTGAGTCGGCTTGCCAGTCCCGGAGGAAAAAGAAGGAGTACCTGCAGGGGCTGGAGGCCCGGCTGCGGGAGGCCCTTGCGGACAACGAGAGGCTCCGGCGGGAGAACGCACTCCTCCGACGGCGGCTGGACTGTGTCCTCAACGAG AACGGAGATATGAAGTTTGTCTCCGGGAATCGGAAAGTCATCTGCGTCATGGTGGTGCTGCTTTTCATAGCCTTCAGTTTTGGGCCTGTCAG CATCAGCGAGCGAAAAGTAGCAGACGTGGACCCACCCAGACAGGAAGCGGAGGCCGGTCCCAGCCGCAGACACCTTTTAGGCATCATAGAGGAGTCTCTGGAAGTCCCAGAGGAGGAGCTGACTGAGCACCAAGAGGAGGCCCCAGCCAGTCCTGGAAAGACTCCGTTCAG aAACCTGTCTGCTCCCTTCTCTGACATGAAGGACCTGATGCTGAGGGACTTGAACAAGCTGTTCCTGGCTTCTGACTGCCGCCAGTTCAATCGCACGGAATCGCTCAG GCTGGCAGACGAACTCAGTGGGTGGGTCCGAAGACACCAGATCAACGGGAGGAAGCCATCGCAGTCACGGAAAGCTGCGCAGGCCAGCCAG GAGAAAACCAAGGAAAGGAAGCCCCTGAGCCCTTCCCGCTACGTCCCTGCCAGCCCCCCGAGGCACCCAGAGAG GGATTCCCTGAGCCAGCTGCAGGTGTATCAGCATCCTGACCACAAGGACCATGACTTCATGGATGCCATCGATCGGCGAGAGGACACCTTCTACGTGGTGTCATTCCGCAGG GATCATTTACTGCTGCCTGCCATCAGCCACAACAAAACCTCTCGCCCAAAGATGTCCCTGGTGATGCCCGCCATGGCCCTCAACG AGAGCCTGTACAACTCCTCGCTGGGCTATGAGGTGATGATGCAGATTGACTGCGAGGTGATGGACACTCGCGTCATCCACATCAAGAGCTCAACGGTGCCCCCCTTCCTGAGGCGCCAGGAGGCCACCCCCGACAACCACACTCAGCCTTCCCCACCGGCCTTTACCGGACGGACGACCCGGGCGGCTCTGCGCTCCCAACGCACCACCTTGTCCTCCTCGGCCAGACGGCACCCGCATCGCACCCTCTACCTGGGGGAACACGCTGGGGAGTAG